AAAGCCACTGAAGAAATTTATGAAGAATTTGCGGACATGTTTGATGATCTCGCTGAAAGGATCGCTCAATTAGGACACCACCCCTTAGTCACTTTATCCGAAGCACTCAAACTCACTCGTGTTAAAGAAGAAACTAAAACGAGCTTCCACTCTAAAGACATCTTTAAAGAAATTCTAGGCGATTACAAACACCTAGAAAAAGAATTTAAAGAGCTTTCTAACACCGCTGAAAAAGAAGGCGATAAAGTAACCGTAACTTATGCGGACGATCAGTTAGCCAAGTTGCAAAAATCCATTTGGATGCTAGAAGCCCATTTGGCTTAAGCTATCAAAAAGAAGCCCAGCATGAGAGATTACAGCGAGCTTGAAATTTTTGAGGGAAACCCCTTAGACAAGTGGAATGACATTATTTTTCATGCGAGTAAAAAGCTTTCTAAAAAAGAGCTAGAAAGGCTTTTAGAGCTTCTGGCTCTTTTGGAAACTT
This DNA window, taken from Helicobacter pylori, encodes the following:
- the dps gene encoding DNA starvation/stationary phase protection protein, yielding MKTFEILKHLQADAIVLFMKVHNFHWNVKGTDFFNVHKATEEIYEEFADMFDDLAERIAQLGHHPLVTLSEALKLTRVKEETKTSFHSKDIFKEILGDYKHLEKEFKELSNTAEKEGDKVTVTYADDQLAKLQKSIWMLEAHLA